The sequence GAGATGGGTGCTGGTAGCGGGTCTCGTCTGTGTCACGGGGATTCGCAGGAGAATAATGAGTTGCTGTAAATGTCTGCCTGAAGGCCCTGCGCTGTTTGCAGGGGTTTCTGAGGTGGAGACCGTGCAGGTGCTGGCACAAAGCAGGGAGCAGCTTCTGGGCACCATGGGGTGGTTTTACCCTGTGGGGTGGCTGAACACCATGAGTGCTTCTCTAACTCCCCCTCCGCAAAGGACGAGGGGAGAAAGTATGATTAAAAGatctcaagggttgagataagaacagggagatcactcaacaattattatcatgggcaaaacaggctcagtGTAGGGACATTTGAGAcattgcctattactaacaagagaagtgagaaacacagaaaacaaactaaaacaccttccccccattcaccctcttctacctcctccccccaggcagtgcaggggaatgggaacaggggctgcagtcagcaggggaactgctgctgcctgcctggagcacctcctgccctcctgctgcactcgcctgggggggctgcagggctgcttctctcccattttctcactcctctctgtccctgctgctgttgtgcagcagtttttttccccttccttaaatctgctttccGAGGGGCCCAACCAGTGTCACTCCCTGGCTCAACTCTgcccagcagcgggtcccttttggagcagctggagctggctccgCTCTGAcagggggcagctgctgggctctgctcacagaggtcACCCCTGCAGGTCCCTCGCTACCAAGCACTTGgcacataaacccaatacacatCACTGGCTGAAGGACTCCCAGGGTATTTGAGACACATCCATCAAGCTAGGAGTTGGCTGAGTGGGGTAGGGCACATCTGGGAACCTTGGCAGTGTCAGAACCTGAACCTGGAGCAGCCTGATCAGAACCAGGCTGGAcagggctgtgggagctggagctgggcccTGCTGTGGCATCGCTGGGGCGGTGACTGACAGCCCTGGGGCTGAAGGGGGCCCCAGGCCACGAAGGCATTAGTGCACGTGGGGCCCAGACATCTGCCATCGACGGCAAATCTGGTGTGGAAGAGCATAATTCCTTGTTCAAGCCACCTAAAAAAATGCCTATTTTCTCCAGTGTTAGGTTGGATTCCTTTCTACTAATTGTGGTAGGCATAAAAATAGGGTAATTGTTTTAACTTTGGAGCTCTTCTTTAGTCCCAGTCAGCATttataaacaaatgaaacagaGTTTTAAATGCGGCACTGCAGGTGCCATTGGCAGGTGTCAGCCACATCCAGGAAACCAGGGCTCATCGTGGGTAATGTTTTTTTGGGAAGACAGAATCACctaagttggaagagacctccaagatcacctagtccaacctaaCTAACAGTCAgaacctaacactaacaagacttccactaaaccatatcactaagctctgtatgtaaacgtcttttaaagacctccagggatggtgactcaaccacttccctgggcagcccattccaatgcctaacaacccttttggtaaagaagtttttcctaatatccaacctaaacctcccctggtgcaactttacCCCATTCctcctcgtcctgtcaccaggcacgtgggagaacagaccaacccccacctcgctacagcctcctttaaggtatctgtagACAAACACCTTAAGTCCCAACATCCTatgcctcctcctttcccccagctttACTGCTGAGCACAACATCATACGGTGCAGGACACCCCTCTGGCcaggctgtgtcccctcccagccccttgtgcacccccagcctcctcacaggcagggcagcaccaggagctgcaaAGTCCTgggctctgtgtaagcactgctctgcaacagcgTCTgcaggagaagatcaggttcgAGACCAGCTGAGGAACCTAAAGGTATACGAGTTAACGGGGCTTGATGAGATGCATCCAAGGGTCCTGAGGGACATGAAGGATACAGTCGCTAAGACAGGGCCCATCATATTAGGGAAtgacccccccatttcccctcagGAGCCGGAGACGCAGTGGGCGGGCggctcccccccagcctcccGTCACCGCCCGGTCCCGCCCCAGGCCCCGCGCCCCTTCCGCCTCCGCCCCCTGcgccaggcagagcagggcggTCGCCATGGCGAGCCGCGGCCGGGTGAGCGcggcgcgcatgcgcggcggggggctggggacgggaGTGGGGTCGGTGGGGCCCTgcgctgcccccaccccccggggTCGTAATTTGCACCCCGGGGGTGGGAATAGCGACCGGGAGCAAATTTTATGCTTAAtagggtggtttttttgtttgtttgtttgtttgctggcGTTAATTGAGGGGTGAGGACGCGGAACGAGGGAGCGGTGGCCTCCCTCCTGCCCGCGGGGACGTTGTGGAAGAAGGAGGCAAGCTGCGAGGAAGGAGTCGTTTAGTGggtaaaattacattaaaataagaaattatgGCGCAAAGGTGAAAAGCGGGAACAGAATAGGCTTCCAAGCCTTTCACCTTTACAGTACAGAGGACTTCCGGGGGAATTTGAGCCCGTTTGTAGTGATTTACAGCCTAGTGTCAGGGCTGCTAATACTTAGGTGTACACATCAGGTGTTAGGGTGGTACTGTGTTTCAGCAGATGGCTGTGGGGCACGGAGGGGTGAGTCCATCAGTAACCCCTGCCCCCAGGCTGTCTGAGGTAACCCTTCTGTCACTTGGTGTGGTGAAGAACTTTCCAGGTGGGGCGTGCAGTTAACAGGTAAATAGCGCGCACACAACACACACCCCcaccagaggaaaagaaaaataatgaaaaatgttgatCCAGCAGTTCAAAATAATCATGAAATGCTTCCTCTGGCTTCACCACACGTGCACGTTTGACTCAAAGCTGTTTGTAATGGTAATTGTGTTATTTGCAAAGATCGTGAAAGATTATGGAACTGAAATAGTAAAATACTCTCTCTAAATAGCATGGTCAAATCTCCTAAAATGCATCAACAGATCAAGAAATTTACTTGCTGATTCTCAATTGTATTGGTGTATTTTCCACAGTTTCAGCCCAGGGAATTCATCTAGGGAATGTTTTTTGTTGGCTGTGGATTTTTAAGGGCATGGAGTCAGGAGAGTCCACATGCTCTGATTTCATATGTAGTATATCCTCAACAACAGGGTACTTAATCATGAATTATAAAGTGCTCTACTCCGCTGAGGTGTAACAAGATTTgaactttctgttttttgtaaGTTGTCCCTTAATAGCAATAAATTTATGTTAGTGTTATGTTATGGAAGCAGTACTAAACTGTTTGAAGGTTCTTACTGTTTCAtagcttttctctcttctcctctgtctttttctgttcctgtgtGTCTGGATGAATTATCTTAAAATGTAGCCGAGTGAACAGTTGAGCACAGGGATGAgaacttaaattaaaaatctaaaaatgtcTTGACATCTGGTGGAAGTGAAAGCATTCAGAGAtgcttgctgcttctttttctgtcactgaGAGACCGAAAAAAGAGACAGCACTTTTTCCAGGGCCCTGCTAGGATGTATTTACTGGCTGCTGTCCCATCATTGGCCTTTTACCTCCAGGGGACAGGCTTGCTTGCTTCTCCAGTTTACAGGTACAAAGCACGGTGATGGATAAGAGGCATTTCTCAGTTACAGACCTGCGTTTCCTCTGTTTCCTTCTGAGAAATTTGTGGAATACTAATTGTGAGAAAACAAGATTATTGTGAGGTACTGAGAATTGTGCCTTCTAGTGGTGCCTCAGTGTAAGAGGAAGTGGtagaaataactttaaaaggTGTCACCTTAATGGACTTTTTTTGATACTTGTCACAGATTGACATGAGGTCAGGAGTTTCAGAGGGTTTCTGTAATTCATGACAATCTGTGTGAATAAACAGCCCAAATTATATGCCTGTGAGCAATGATTATcaatatttttgctttacatCCATAGCAAGATCTGTCATCTCTACATTGTAAATCCtaatttttcaagtgtttgtttttaatgattttttttatttgctgatCTGGCAGTTACATTTAGAGAAATACTTccattttttgttggttttgccCCATTACCTGTAGAAGGTTATAACTGTGTATTAcagggagaaattaaaaatactttttctgatTAGTTAATATACAATTTCGAGATCCTTTGTAAGTTCGCTTTCTTTACAGTGGCTTTTAACTGTGAGAatactttatctttttttttctttttttttaattggagaATATCCAGTAATGTAACCATGAAAATCGTTGCACAGGTATTCTGGTTCTGTTGTTTGTATTTGATATTGGCACAATAAATATGCTTGCATGAAGGTATTTTCAGGATTATATCCCCACCATGCCAAATGACTACTTACATGTGTATTGCTAGTACTCTGTAGCATTTCAGATTGATTTGTAACATCTAGAaccatctaggaattttatttccttacatCTGCTTTGGCTGCAAGCTATTTGATCAGGAATTGAAGTAAAGTGTTTCAGGTACTGATTTCATACCAGATGTCATActaaaaagcagcagtgtgaAAGCCACAACACTGTTCATTGCAGCATGCTCGTTTTAACTAAGAATCTTGCTGGCAAACAAGCTAATCCTATTGATGTTGTATTGACAGGTTTTGAAGCTTTTTAAATTGCTACACAGAACCCGGcaagaagtttttaaaaatgataccAGAGCCCTTGAAGGTAAGATAGATTTTTGTGTGGTGGATGCTTACCTGCCTTTTTGTGGAACTTCTTCTCTGTGTGTTACATGCCTGAGTAAGATGGATGCTTACAGTATGTGTCGTTGCCGTGTCTGTGGAGATTTGATAGGGCTTCTTTGTTAATGTCACAGGGATGCTGCTGCACCTGTGCTCTTTTTACTAAGGATGTAAAAGTGATGAAGGGAGCTAATAATACTCCCTTTTCCAGAGGAGGTGATGATGCTTAGTATTGACTCGAGCCAATTCTGCAGCTCCTGTTTGTATTTAGCTGTGCTAACTCTTCTCTCAAGACCAGTGAGTATGTGATTCAAGAGCCAAAAATGCAAGGGAAGGAGATGGgagtacttctttttttctcagtattgGCCTATGCCTATTTTAAGCAACTGTAATTTCAGTAGTAATTTTCCTGTCTTACCCAAACAGCCTTTTCAAGAGAAATAGCAACTGtattctgttctttctctgtattctttgcaacttttcccatttttggaaattttgatttatttttttttccatttcgTGTTTGTTGTGGTGGCATACAGAGAAGATAGGCAATATGAAGCTGTGAATGTTCTTATTTCTACTGACTTGTTATCATAAACAATGCTGCTGTTGTGAGGGAGGGTATATCAATgccattttatgaaaaatagcTGGAGAGGGGAGAATTTATATTcagatgttttcattcttttttgaaatgtgtATGTACATATTTTGTAAGAGAGAAGGAGCTTAAGAAGTAGGCAAAAGAACATACAAAGAGAAAACTCTTAATTATCTTTCATTGAATGATTCCTTTCCACATTTTATAGACAATTATTGGGGAAACCTGTTTGCGTCCGTAAACAGACATCCTTTAAGTTGAAATAAAAAACTGACTGTTAAGAGTCAAGCTTCTTAAGGAAACCATCTCTTTTTATTGAACCGTGGTGGTTTTCTAggatttttttagctttttttccccctctttccttctcttcagtaCAACCAGAGCATATTTAATTCTAAGTGCTGGAGTTTATCCTCTTCATGTATGGCTGCCCTTCAGGGGATAAATACTGCTTCTGCAGTAACTGACATTTTAGTAATGGCCTCTGTATGTCAGTTCTTTTTAAGGCTCATAATGCTAGATGAGCAATCAAAGCACTGTATTTTACTGCTGGACCAGTCAACTCAAAATCTGACATCACCTGAAGTCCATGGAAATCTTGTATTAAGACTTTGGACTGAGTGCACCAGGAAGGAAATGATGTCTTAGGGGAAAGGAGTAGGTAGCCAAAGGAATGTAGACAAAAGCCAGGTTAACAACCCCGAGGCAAATATAATGGTCATAGGATTGTGAGCTTTGACAGTGACAAATCCATGATTATGATTTTGTTCACACTTTATTTACTTTGCTTGCTTTATTTAGCTGCAAGACAAAAGataaatgaagaatttaaaaataaccaaaatgagacatctgaagagaaaataaatgaggtatttatttgtttgcatgtttttgtttgtttgtttgtttccaatttgaataaaaatacttataaaAGGGGAGCCTTTTACTTAAAAGATCTCTAAACCAGCACAAATGCTTACTGAATCATTATGAAAACCAGGTGAGTCAGAAGAGGCTTTTCCATGGATCTTTTTTTATAGAGAGTACATCATAGAATTTTGCACGTACAACAATATATAGGGAGAAGGCTTCTTCTGGTATTCCAATATGCTTATTTTGAAACTTAGAACAATGTTAGTGTTTTATGTTgctatttttcatgaaaagatttgttttccttataaCACACCTGAGCTTTGTTCACTTAAGTTTACCTGTTTAGTTTATTGtgcagagaagcacagaaagaggGAGAAGACTTTAAATAATCTGCACAGTTACTGGCAGAGACAAGAAGGTACTTTGATTCCTGATCACAAATGAGGTGGCTTCTTTTGTAGGAGGTAGAAAACAGGCAAATGGTCGTGACTATTGTAGCTCAGAGAGATTATTTATACTATTGGGcctttttggctttttgttgtttggtttttttttgcttctttcctcATGGTGCATTGAAAGGAATAGAACATTGCATTACCTTTGTTCAgttattttaacacattttacTGAGTAATTCTTCTAAAATTCACTGAGGTGTGAAATGAAACTTCTCTATTAGCTATTTCTGGTTATTACTATCTATTTGGAGGAATAATATAGACATTATCGTTCAGCCTTGTAAGGGCCACATTTCCAGTTTCATTGGGTGCTACTGAGTAGCTCTAACACTGACAATAATGTGTTGTAAAGTGCTTCCATCTGTCCCTTGTGGAAATAAGTCTAAACCTTTCCAACTTTGTACCATTTCTGCTTCTTGTCAGGCCCTAGACGTAATACTTCTTTGTTTATGTTCCAGGTATCTGCTTTGTTAAATTGTATGTTCTGTGTGTGATAGGTGTACAAAAAAATACTTGCTGTAgtttttaaaactatatttGTTAGGAGTGGCAACCAACAAAATACATATGTAACTTTTTTAATATGGGTTTATGATACATGGATTTAAAAAAGTCAGTGGAAGAAATTCTTGACTTTCACCAAAACCACAGTATCCTAGAACACCATAGAAGCTGGGTGTTATATATATACTGAAGTGACTTGAATGCGGAAGAACTGAATCAAATGACCTATGGGACTTTTAAGAATCTGGAAAACTATTTGCATAAACACCAGGGGAATTATTGTTCAACTACCAAAAGTAAATGCTGAGCAACCGCTGTTCATTGCTTTGCCAGAGTTGAAAGCCGCAATATCTTCTAATATGACATCATATATTAAAGTATGTAGTGACATAAGGAGGTAGGAGTAACTGTCAGCAATATTAAAATGTGAGATGCAGCTGCATCTACAGCAGCATTTTAGTTCAGAACAGGAGTGCGCAACCTTGGTTGTCTCCACGTACTGTGATTTGGCTTCTTTTGTGAAGCGGTCTCAGAGCGCACGACAGTTCCTTTAAGATGAAGCTGAAATGGAAGGCGTGCTTCAAGAGCGTGCAGTCTGGCTGCTAATGCACATTGCACAGGGGGAGCCAGAAGATACCTAGTCCAAACCCTTTAAAAGGGAGAGGGTGCGTAGAAATTTTGTGTAGATGGCAAGTCCTCAGCTCCTATTTGTACTTTGCAAAAATCCTTTCCTGTTGGTACACCCTACTTCCTAGTGTAGGCATGTCTCCCAGAGCGACTCACTTGTGctaattcatttatttctgatgAAGGTATCGTGCAAACAAGTACTACAGTTCTGGTAATTGCTCAGCAAAATTGGCAAGGATTACTCTGTTTATCCTTTTGATGAGGGAAGGAATTCTGGGCTTTTTGCCAAATATTAATGCCTCTGCTAATCATGgtcctctgtgttttttttcgtTAACCCTCAGTGTTCTTGTTATATTTTGCCCCTATTTTTGTGTCCTTATTTCAAGAGCAGGAATGTTAAAAGAGCCAGCTTGCGCTTTCGTTAGAGGGTACTTGAATTATGTTATTGAGGCATTCACTGATATCTGTGATCATTGGAAAAGAGTTAATTCTTGTGGTAattgcattatattttattcctttgcaGGTTTAATTGGGTGTATAGATTTTATACTACTGTATGCTACTGAGCTTGTTTCCTTCTTCTCATGCTGTATGTAGTTTGTATGTCAGCTTGTCTGGTACTCCGTGACCTCCAAAGTGAAGGCTATGTATAGATCATAGGTAGCTTATTGCATAATAGAACTTTTGTATTTGAATAGCTCTCTAATGTAGAAAATACCTTCAGGAATAATTGCATATTATttaaattgctcttttttttttttcctttactagCTTCTGAAAATAGCTTCAGATGTTGAAGTGATCCTCAGAACTTCTGTTATTCAGGCAGTTCACACAGATTCCGACAAAATACGTGAGTAAAGCTGCTTGCttaaacatgtttaaaaatgttgtagTTTGCTTAGTTTTCAAGTTTTACATGCATTTATTAGAGGGATAGAGAGGGCAGAAGTCttcctcttgtttgtttctctgcccATACAGTATAATATAGTATAGTATTGGTACAGTATAATTTAACCAGTAGAAGTTTCAAAGATACAAATTTTCTACAcagttgttttttggttgtgtttgttgttgttttttgaaatacagaagcTGGTAGAAGAGAGGCACAAACTGCTTTTAATGCTCTcatggagaaaaataagttttaattGGTACCTTAACCATTAGGAGTGACAGCAATTAGTTAGCAAGTCAAGTTGCATGTACTGGCTAATCAGTCAGTGTATGTCTGAAGGAATTAACCACAATTTCTCTAGGTTTTTGCTCTGCCAAATAGGTAGAAGCTGTGTGAGGAGAATTAACAAATGCAGTGTGTATGCTGCCTATAGAATAGCTTTTTTTGTACAGGACTGTTGTGTTCTACCCAAAACCTTGTTCTGACAACTTAAGTTGCGGGTTCTTCCTTGGAGTATGCCACACAGCGATGACCTTGACGGAAAGGCCTATCAAATTCTGAAATATTGACTCCTGGTTTGGAAGTCCTCTAGTCTTGTAGGCAGACAGAAGAGAAGTAGTAGGTTCAGTTTACACCAAACAGATGTGTAGTGGATTATAGGGTAAGTCTTCAGGTGTATAcatcatttcctttctcttctgtttaggaggaaattcttcactcagagggtggtgaggcactggcacaggttgccaagaggcattgtggatgccccatccctggaggtgttcaaggccagggtggatgaggccctgagcaacctgttctagtgggtggtgtccctgtctatggcagtggggttggaactggatgacctttgaggttccttccaacccaagccattctatgagtTAGTGGTGTCTGTAAATCTTTGTGTCTATTTTCAGGCTTAGAATAGCCGTAATGATCAAGGGCAAAGATATGTCTAGACTGTGTTGGCAATGATTCTACAGTGGTCCTAGGCAGGTGGCAGTGGAAGAGTAGGAACAAAGCAAGTACATTTCGTATCTTCCAGGTGTTTACAGCTGACAACACCTCCAGAGCCAGGGATGGTTTCTGTTTTAGTTATCCTCAGTGAATTTCTGTATCATGTACTTGCTTCCATCAACCCATGCAAATTTCTTGCATCTAGGTGTTTTTGTCAGAGAATTTACTATGGTTTGCATGAAGAAGCGCTTACTGTAGTATGTTTGGAGTGAAGTCCTGCTTGTGAATCACTATCCGTTTTCACCAAGCTTCTCATGGGTTTTTAAGCCCCTTGTTgcctttggtttgttttcttcacctaTGGAACGGCTTCTCTGTGAAACAACAACTGAACGGTTGTGATCATTCTGTTGCTCTTCTTTGCATTCTTTCCAGTTCTCCTGTATGTGTTCAAGTGAGGAGGGCATCAGAGCTAACACCAGTCATCAGGCTGTGGGCAAACCTGGAGTATTTCATTTTTGGCTGccacattcatttatttatttttactaaattatattgttttcattaaaatcatttaaGTGGTCAAAGTAAACTTTATCAGTTTCTTTGCATTTGGTATTTTTTTGAGCCTGCGTGCACTGAATCTCTCTACATTAAAAACTGTTCAGGTTGGTATCATTGGAAAAATACTCCACTGTTCAATTCCTTTTCCAGGTCATTTAGAAATACATTGAAAAGCATGGATATCAATGAAAATATGTGTAGAAAACTACTTTTGACACCCCTCCATTGTGAGAACTGTTCActtacttttcatttcttttcattacttttcacctagaatcatagaatattctgagttggaagggacccataaggatcattaaGACCAAAACCTGGATCctcacaggaccacccaaaaatcagaccctgtgtctgagagcggtgtccaaacacttctggaACTCCAGCAGGatcagtgccatgaccactgctctggggagcctgtcccagtgcccgacccctctctgggtgcagaacccttccctaacacccagcctgaccctcccctgtcccagctccatgccgttccctcgggtcctgtcgctgtccccagagagcagagctcagcgcctgcccctccgctcccctcgtgagggagctgcaggccgccatgaggcctcccctcagcctgctctgctctgggctgaacaaaccaagggacctcagctgctcctcgtacgtcttcccctctagaccctttgctatctttgtagccctctttTGGACACgctctaatagttttatatcttttttatactgtggcacccaaagagcgggacaatcccttccctcgaccaactagcaatgctgtgcgtgatgcaccccaggatacagtcGGCcatcctggctgccagggcacactgctggctcgtattcagcttgctattgaccaaaacccccagatccctttctttggggctgctctccatcctttcatcccccagtctgtatgtataacCAGGGTttctccttcccaggtgcagaatccagcacttggATCtggttaaacttcatattgctGGTGTTTGCCTAGCCCTCTAGTCTGTCAGGATCTCtttgcaaggcctctctactcTCAagagagtcaacagctccttcCTATTTATTGTTGTCCGCAAACTTCCTTAGTATACTTTCAAGTActgcatccaagtcatttatgaaaacattaaagaaaagtggccctaaaatggagccctgcagAACCCTGATAGTGACTGgatgccagcctgatgtaaccccatttactataaccctttgaTCCTGACCTATCACCCATCATATTATGTgtttgtctagctgtatgctggataTTTTGTCCATAAGGATGttgtgagaaacagtatcaaaagctgtgctgaaatacaaaaaaaatccatcaattGGCTTCCCGTGGTCAACTAAGTGGATGACCTTgttataaaaggaaattaaacaggactttcccctTCTGAACTCATGATGGCTGCATTATCTTacaggtgtttttcaataactcctaaaatcatatttt is a genomic window of Anser cygnoides isolate HZ-2024a breed goose chromosome Z, Taihu_goose_T2T_genome, whole genome shotgun sequence containing:
- the LYRM7 gene encoding complex III assembly factor LYRM7 isoform X1, encoding MASRGRVLKLFKLLHRTRQEVFKNDTRALEAARQKINEEFKNNQNETSEEKINELLKIASDVEVILRTSVIQAVHTDSDKILLIPRKDLLQDNTPYLDKPTKKRES
- the LYRM7 gene encoding complex III assembly factor LYRM7 isoform X2 codes for the protein MASRGRVLKLFKLLHRTRQEVFKNDTRALEAARQKINEEFKNNQNETSEEKINELLKIASDVEVILRTSVIQAVHTDSDKILLLYVFK